A stretch of Lactuca sativa cultivar Salinas chromosome 6, Lsat_Salinas_v11, whole genome shotgun sequence DNA encodes these proteins:
- the LOC111915493 gene encoding uncharacterized protein LOC111915493, with the protein MRPIPVLTHGYLSWCILVGHIFVIVVSMNSGGYESRNSSGSEIRSWNYIERWGYPELSYNEVTCEGLGGVGSFDTTCLVNSDVNLSGDVYILASGNIEILPHVMIVCPIEGCVISFNLSGNIKVGQNSAIIAGSVILSAANMSMESNSMINTTGMGGTPPSQTSGTPVGYDGAGGGHGGRGASCLRNNETKYWGGDVYAWSTLPYPWSYGSKGGGTSDEHKLGGNGGGRVKLIVKDLLYMNGSLLAEGGDGGVNGGGGSGGSIVIRALKLKGFGIVSASGGTGWGGGGGGRISLDCHSKQEDIKVEVHGGKSIGCPMNGGAAGTCFDAYLLSLRVDNDNVTTETETPLLDFSTAPLWTNVYIENDAKVLVPLRWSRVQVRGQIKLECGGSIIFGLSDYPVSEFELVAEELLMSDSTIKVYGALRATFKMVLMWNAQIQVDGGGSTLYTISVLEVRNLIVLRENSSINSNTNLAVYGQGLLRLTGEGDAIRAQRLSLSLFYNITIGPGSLLEAPLEDDKSKTMVTKAHCENPSCPRDLIYPPDDCHVNDTLSFSLQICRVEDIVVNGIIKGSIIQIHRARTVMVDLDGMITASELGCRNGFGLGNYSNGAGGGAGHGGRGGTGLYHGRLSEGGTTYGRPDLPCELGSGTLGPNESVGRVAGGGMIVMGSKQWPLSKLDIYGSMRADGESYGNATTNSNGTLIGGLGGGSGGTILLFIQAISLFDNSSLSVAGGHGVPVGGGGGGGGRVHFHWSKIGTGDDYVPLAIINTTISTWGGEGDGEALPGEDGTITGRECPKGLYGTFCEECPVGTFKDVEGSDDDLCTPCSLENLPRRAYFVHVRGGVSESFCPYKCRSEKYRMPNCYTPLEELIYTFGGPWPFALVLSCVVVLLGLFLSTLRVKLVGQACAYNKVDSMEHSNHHHFPSLLSLSQVRGTRGDETQSHVYRMYFMGPNTFREPWHLPYSPPDAIIDIVYEDSFNRFIDEINSVAAYDWWEGSVHSILSLLAYPCGWSWKQWRRRYKINRLQEFVKSEYDHSCLRSCRSRALYKGMKVGATPDLVVAYIDFFLGGDEKRLDMVTSIQKRFPMCILFGGAGTYMSPYNLHSDTLLTNLIGQHVPSSVWNRLVAGLNGQLRSVRSGSIRSALVAVINWIKTHGNPQLEFHGVRIELGWFQATATGFYQLGILVMVGDHTLHHHPTDFIGNIQESPRPPIVTKQLQPSQSYTSHVLTRKRVAGGVNGGIINDISLKSLEFTRDYFFPFSLFLHNTRPTGRQDTLQLMICMLLLLDLSLTLLILLEFYWISLGAFLAVLLILPLSLLSPFPAGLNALFSKGHRRASLARIYALWNATSISNIAVAFTCGMIHYGFLSFQTYQEPNAWKNRSEDDDWWLLPMLLMVLKVIQARFVDWHIANLEIEDFSLFCPDPDTFWAYETTL; encoded by the exons ATGCGTCCAATTCCAGTCCTGACTCATGGGTACCTTTCCTGGTGCATTCTTGTTGGACATATCTTTGTAATTGTGGTTTCTATGAATTCGGGGGGATATGAAAGTAGAAATTCCAGTGGTTCTGAAATTAGGAGTTGGAATTATATAGAAAGATGGGGTTATCCAGAATTATCATACAATGAGGTCACTTGTGAAGGCCTGGGAGGTGTGGGGTCATTTGACACTACATGTCTGGTGAACTCAGATGTTAATTTAAGTGGTGATGTTTATATATTGGCTAGTGGAAATATCGAGATCCTTCCACATGTTATGATTGTTTGTCCCATAGAAGGTTGTGTCATTAGCTTCAATCTGTCTGGCAACATCAAAGTGGGACAAAACTCAGCTATCATTGCTGGGTCTGTTATTTTGTCTGCAGCTAATATGAGTATGGAGTCTAATTCAATGATAAACACGACGGGTATGGGTGGAACACCGCCTTCTCAGACTAGTGGGACTCCGGTAGGGTATGATGGTGCTGGTGGAGGGCATGGTGGGCGAGGGGCTTCTTGTTTAAGGAACAATGAAACAAAGTATTGGGGTGGTGATGTTTATGCTTGGTCTACGTTGCCTTATCCATGGAGTTATGGGAGCAAGGGTGGTGGGACATCAGATGAACATAAGCTTGGAGGGAATGGTGGTGGACGTGTTAAGCTTATTGTGAAGGATCTTTTGTATATGAATGGATCTCTACTGGCCGAAGGAGGTGATGGAGGAGTAAATGGTGGAGGTGGATCTGGTGGAAGCATTGTCATACGTGCTCTAAAACT GAAGGGATTTGGTATTGTAAGTGCATCTGGCGGAACTGGGTGgggtggtggaggaggaggaCGAATTTCTCTCGACTGTCACAGCAAGCAAGAAGACATAAAAGTTGAAGTCCATG GTGGTAAGAGCATCGGATGTCCAATGAATGGTGGAGCAGCGGGTACATGTTTTGATGCATATCTACTGAGCTTAAGAGTTGACAATGACAATGTCACTACAGAAACAGAAACTCCTTTACTTGATTTCTCCACTGCCCCACTTTGGACCAATGTTTACATTGAAAATGATGCAAAAGTTTTGGTGCCCCTACGTTGGAGCAGAGTCCAG GTTAGAGGCCAAATCAAACTAGAGTGTGGTGGCAGCATCATCTTTGGGTTGTCTGACTATCCAGTGTCTGAGTTTGAGCTTGTTGCTGAAGAACTTCTTATGAGTGATTCCACCATAAAG GTGTATGGTGCACTTAGAGCTACATTCAAAATGGTGCTGATGTGGAACGCCCAAATTCAAGTTGATGGTGGTGGAAGCACACTTTACACTATTTCAGTCCTTGAAGTTCGTAACCTAATTGTTCTGAGG GAAAACTCGAGCATAAACTCAAATACAAATTTGGCTGTTTATGGTCAAGGACTTCTGAGATTGACTGGCGAGGGTGATGCAATCAGAGCACAAAGACTTTCCCTTTCGCTATTCTATAACATAACA ATTGGGCCAGGTTCTTTGCTTGAAGCCCCGTTAGAAGATGATAAGAGCAAAACCAT GGTAACCAAAGCCCATTGTGAGAATCCTTCATGCCCAAGAGATTTGATTTACCCACCCGATGATTGTCATGTTAATGACACACTTTCCTTTTCACTACAA ATTTGCCGTGTTGAAGACATAGTTGTGAACGGCATAATTAAGGGAAGTATCATTCAGATCCATAGGGCAAGGACTGTGATGGTGGATCTAGATGGCATGATAACTGCTTCCGAATTAG GTTGTCGAAATGGTTTTGGTTTGGGAAACTATTCAAATGGAGCGGGTGGTGGTGCTGGGCATGGAGGCAGAGGGGGTACTGGATTGTATCATGGAAGGCTGAGTGAAGGTGGCACCACATATGGCAGACCAGATCTTCCCTGTGAATTGGGAAGTGGAACACTTGGTCCTAACGAGTCTGTTGGTCGTGTTGCTGGAGGAGGAATGATCG TGATGGGATCTAAACAATGGCCTCTTTCAAAGCTTGACATATATGGATCCATGAGGGCTGATGGTGAAAGTTATGGGAACGCAACAACAAACAGTAATGGTACTCTTATTGGAGGATTAGGCGGTGGTTCTGGCGGAACAATTCTTCTTTTCATACAAGCAATTTCTCTCTTTGATAACTCCTCTTTGTCTGTTGCCGGAGGCCATGGTGTCcctgttggtggtggtggtggaggtggcggCAGAGTTCATTTCCACTGGTCCAAAATTGGCACAGGAGATGACTATGTTCCTCTTGCAATCATAAATACTACTATCAGCACCTG GGGTGGTGAAGGGGATGGAGAGGCTCTTCCAGGGGAGGATGGTACAATAACTGGAAGGGAGTGCCCTAAAGGGCTTTATGGTACATTCTGCGAG GAGTGTCCAGTTGGCACTTTTAAAGATGTGGAAGGGTCCGATGATGATCTTTGTACTCCTTGTTCCCTTGAAAATCTTCCCAGACGTGCATATTTTGTACATGTTCGAG GTGGAGTGTCGGAGTCCTTTTGTCCTTACAAATGCAGATCAGAAAAGTACAGGATGCCAAATTGCTATACACCTCTTGAAGAGCTGATATACACATTTGGAGGACCCTGGCCTTTTGCTCTTGTGTTGTCATGTGTTGTGGTTCTTCTTGGTTTGTTCTTAAGTACGCTTAGGGTCAAACTTGTTGGACAAGCTTGTGCATACAACAAAGTTGATTCAATGGAACACAGTAATCACCACCATTTTCCTTCTCTTCTTTCCCTATCCCAG GTACGAGGAACAAGAGGCGATGAAACTCAAAGCCATGTGTACCGGATGTACTTTATGGGCCCCAATACATTTAGAGAACCCTGGCATCTTCCTTATTCCCCTCCTGATGCCATCATTGATATTGT GTATGAGGATTCGTTTAACAGATTTATTGATGAGATAAACTCAGTGGCTGCATACGACTGGTGGGAAGGATCAGTGCACAGTATACTTTCATTGCTTGCTTATCCTTGTGGCTGGTCTTGGAAACAATGGCGTAGAAGATATAAAATCAATCGGCTTCAGGAGTTTGTTAAGTCAGAATATGATCATTCTTGTCTTCGCTCCTGCCGATCAAGAGCCTTATACAAAGGGATGAAG GTAGGTGCGACACCAGATCTAGTGGTGGCGTATATTGATTTCTTCCTGGGTGGGGATGAGAAGCGTTTAGACATGGTGACAAGTATCCAGAAAAGGTTCCCAATGTGCATACTTTTTGGTGGAGCTGGAACCTACATGTCGCCTTACAATCTCCACAGCGATACTTTGCTCACAAATCTTATAGGACAG CATGTTCCCTCAAGTGTTTGGAATCGGCTGGTAGCGGGTTTAAATGGGCAATTGAGAAGTGTGAGAAGTGGATCGATAAGGTCTGCTTTAGTTGCGGTTATTAATTGGATCAAAACTCATGGGAACCCTCAGCTTGAGTTTCATGGGGTCAGAATTGAGCTCGGATGGTTTCAAGCCACTGCTACCGGTTTCTATCAGTTGGGGATTTTGGTAATGGTTGGTGATCacaccctccaccaccaccctaCTGATTTCATTGGAAATATTCAAGAATCCCCCAG GCCGCCTATTGTGACTAAGCAGCTGCAACCCAGTCAGTCATATACGAGTCATGTGTTGACTCGCAAAAGAGTTGCAGGCGGAGTTAATGGTGGCATCATCAATGATATTTCCTTGAAGTCCTTGGAATTTACCCGCGATTATTTCTTTCCATTTTCTTTATTTCTCCACAACACAAGACCTACTGGACGCCAG GATACATTACAGTTAATGATATGCATGTTGCTTCTGTTGGACCTCTCTCTGACACTCCTTATATTGCTTGAATTCTATTGGATATCTCTCGGGGCATTTCTAGCAGTTTTGCTTATTCTCCCTCTATCATTGCTTTCACCTTTCCCTGCGGGTTTGAATGCCTTGTTTAGTAAGGGTCATAGAAGGGCTTCACTTGCACGTATATATGCACTATGGAACGCTACCTCTATTTCAAATATT GCTGTGGCATTCACATGTGGCATGATTCATTATGGATTTTTGTCATTCCAGACCTATCAAGAGCCAAATGCATGGAAAAACAGGAG TGAGGACGATGACTGGTGGTTGTTGCCAATGCTGCTGATGGTGTTGAAGGTGATTCAAGCGCGGTTTGTTGACTGGCACATAGCAAACTTAGAAATTGAAGATTTTTCCCTCTTTTGTCCTGATCCCGATACCTTTTGGGCATATGAGACAACTTTATGA